AAGTCCGCTTCGGATGGATTGACTTTATTGATGACTTCGAGGTGTCGGAGGCTTTGCTCGACACCGTGGCGCAATGGGGGAAAGAACGGGGCATGGAAGCAATGGTAGGCCCGTTAGGCTTTACCGACATGGATGCCGAAGGCATGCTGATTGAAGGGTTCGACCAGTTGAGCACGATGTCGACGATTTATAATTTCCCGTATTATCCGCAGCACATGGAGAAGCTGGGCTTTGAGAAAGAAACCGACTGGGTAGAGTTCAAGCTTACAGTCCCCGACAAGCTGCCTGAAAAGTTTGTACGCATTTCTGAGATTATCCTTCAAAAGTACAAGCTGAAGATAAAGAAACTGAAGCGGAAGGAAATAAAGGAAAAGAATTATGGCCAGAAAATTTTCGACTTGATTAACGAAGCGTATGCTCCGCTTTACGGCTATTCGAAGATGACGCAGGGGCAGATCAATCAATATATTAAGATGTATTTGCCGCTTATCGACATGCGCATGGTGTCGCTGGTGGAAGACGAGAACGGCGAACTGGTGGCAGTAGGCATTTCGATGCCTTCGCTTTCCGAAGCTTTACAGAAAGCCAAGGGAAAGATGCTGCCTTTCGGCTGGTATCATTTGATGAAGGCGCTTTTCTTCAAGAAGCCCCAAGTGCTTGACTTGTTGCTGGTCGGGGTGAAGCCCGAATACCAGAGCAAGGGAGTGAACGCTTTGTTGTTTTACGACTTGGTACCTGTTTACCAGCAGATGGGCTTTAAATACGGCGAAAGCAATCCGGAACTGGAAGTAAACAAGAAAGTGCAGTCGCAATGGAACGCGTTCGAATCGGTGTTGCACAAACGCCGCCGGGCATATAAGAAAATGCTGTAAATATATAAGCTTTGTGAGCTTTAACCCGAAAGACCAAGACCTATGGAAGAAGAAAACGAACTGATGCAACCGACCGCTTCTTACACAGAAGAAAATATCCGCCATTTGAGCGATATGGAACATGTGCGTACCCGTCCGGGCATGTATATCGGACGTTTGGGAGACGGTTCTCAGGCTGAAGACGGAATTTATGTCCTGATGAAAGAGGTGATAGACAATAGTATCGATGAGTTCAAAATGGGAGCAGGCAAACGTATCGACATCCAGCTGGAAGAGGGTTTGCGTGTTTCTGTCCGCGACTATGGGCGAGGCATTCCATTGGGAAGCCTGGTTGATGCGGTTTCCATGCTGAATACCGGAGGAAAATATGATACGAAGGCTTTCAAGAAAAGTGTCGGCTTGAACGGCGTCGGTGCCAAGGCGGTCAACGCGTTAAGTTCCCGCTTTGTTGCACGAAGCGTGCGCGACGGACAAATGCGTGAAGCCATATTCGAGCGGGGAAACCTGATAAGCGACACCACGGGCCCTACGCAGGAAGAAAACGGTACATTCATCTTTTTCGAGCCGGACAACACGCTGTTCTTGAATTACCATTTCCGCCCGGAGTTCATCGAGACCATGCTCCGCAACTATACGTATCTCAATACGGGGCTATCCATTTATTATAACGGGAAGCGGATTGTGAGCCGGAACGGGCTGGAAGATTTGCTGAATGACAACATGACCGCTCCGGGGCTGTATCCGATTGTGCACCTGAAAGGAGAGGATATCGAAATCGCCTTTACCCATACGGCGCAATACGGAGAGGAATATTATTCGTTCGTCAACGGGCAGCATACCACACAGGGCGGTACGCATCAAAGTGCGTTCAAGGAACACCTCGCCCGTACGATTAAAGAGTTCTATGGGAAAAACCTGGAATATCAGGATATCCGTAACGGACTGGTGGCGGCCATCGCCATTAATGTCATTGAACCGACATTCGAAAGCCAGACGAAAATCAAGCTGGGCTCGTTGGTCATGGCTCCCGAAAAGGATTCCGACGGCAATCCTTATCCGTTATCAGGCATCAGTGTCAATAAGTTTGTAGGCGACTTCATCAAAGAGAACGTTGACAACTATTTGCACAAGCATCCCGATGTGGCGGATGTGGTGCTGCAGAAGATTCAAGAGTCGGAAAAGGAACGCAAGGCGATAGCCGGCGTGACCAAGATTGCACGGGAAAGAGCCAAGAAAGCCAATTTGCATAACCGCAAGTTGCGTGATTGCCGCATTCATCTGAACGACCAGAAGGCATCGAAGAAAGACG
The Phocaeicola salanitronis DSM 18170 genome window above contains:
- a CDS encoding DNA topoisomerase IV subunit B, whose amino-acid sequence is MEEENELMQPTASYTEENIRHLSDMEHVRTRPGMYIGRLGDGSQAEDGIYVLMKEVIDNSIDEFKMGAGKRIDIQLEEGLRVSVRDYGRGIPLGSLVDAVSMLNTGGKYDTKAFKKSVGLNGVGAKAVNALSSRFVARSVRDGQMREAIFERGNLISDTTGPTQEENGTFIFFEPDNTLFLNYHFRPEFIETMLRNYTYLNTGLSIYYNGKRIVSRNGLEDLLNDNMTAPGLYPIVHLKGEDIEIAFTHTAQYGEEYYSFVNGQHTTQGGTHQSAFKEHLARTIKEFYGKNLEYQDIRNGLVAAIAINVIEPTFESQTKIKLGSLVMAPEKDSDGNPYPLSGISVNKFVGDFIKENVDNYLHKHPDVADVVLQKIQESEKERKAIAGVTKIARERAKKANLHNRKLRDCRIHLNDQKASKKDEENDPRLESSIFITEGDSASGSITKSRDVNTQAVFSLRGKPLNSFGLTKKVVYENEEFNLLQAALNIEDGLDGLRYNKVIVATDADVDGMHIRLLMITFFLQFFPDLIKKGHVYILQTPLFRVRNRKKGVYETIYCYSEEERLAAIEKLSPNPEITRFKGLGEISPDEFRNFIGKDMRLEQVSLRKTDAVGELLEFYMGKNTMERQNFIINNLVVEEDLIGNA